The DNA window GCCGAGCGGTTCAGCGAGGAAATGAAGCCCTTGAACACCGTGTTGAAGGCGTTGACCGGCGGCACCACGAAGCGCGCCGTGGCGAGCGGGTCCGTAATCGCCACGTTCTTCGGCACCAGCTCGCCGAACACCATGGAGAGAAAAGTCGCCACCGCGAGGGCGAGCACAAGCGCGACTGCGGTAGAGGCCTGATCGCTCAAACCCACCAGCCGGAGCAGGGGAGCGAAGTACTGGCCGAGCACCGGCTCGGCGAGGAAGCCCGCGGCCAGCGTCGTCAGCGTGATGCCGAGCTGCGCGCCGGAAAGCGCGAAGGAAAGGTTTGCGTGGTCGCGCGCCACCGCGTGGGCGCGTTTGTCGCCCTTCTCTCGCACGTGGGCGTCGATAGTGGACCGCTCGAGCCCTGTCATGGCGAACTCGATCGCCACGAACAGGCCCGTTGAGGCGGTGAGCAGGATGAAGCCCAGCAGCGAGAGGATGGATATGAATATGTCCATTGCAGTTAGCGCCTATGTCTCCTTCGTGTGTGCGGTGCTTTTCGACGCCCACGCGCCCCCGCCGGCTGCCCCGGCGGCGGCAGCGGCGCGCCCTTGGGCTCGCGTGCACCGGTGATTGTAATGAGGCTTTCGGACATGGGCTCGACTTCGACCTCGCGGGCGTCGACACCCGCCTTGCGCAAAAGTTTGTCCACTTCCTTGCGCTGCTCATCCATGACCAGCGTCACCACCGTGCCCGAGGTGCCTGCGCGCGCGGTGCGGCCGGCGCGATGCAGGTAGGCCTTGTGCTCGGCGGGCGGGTCGACGTGCACGACGAGCGAGACGTCGTTGATGTCGATTCCGCGAGCGGCAATGTCGGTGGCCACGAGCACCGGCGTCGAGCCGTCCGCAAAACCCTCGATAGCGCGAGTCCGCGCGCCCTGGCCCTTATCGCCGTGGAGACCCTGGGCGTTGATGCCCACGCGCCGCAACTTCTTGACCTGGCGGTCTACGCCGTGCTTCGTGCGCATGAACATGATGGTCTTGCCCTCGCGCGCAGCGATCTGCAGCACGATCGCATTGCGCTGCTCGCGGCTACCGACGAGCAAACGCACGTGCTCCATCGTGTCCACCGACGCCTCCACGGGCGCAGTCGAGTGCGTGACCGGGTCGTGCATGTAGCGGTCGATGAGTTTTTGCACATCCCCGTCGAGCGTGGCGGAGAAAAGGAGTCGCTGGGTGTTGGGCGGCGTGGCGTCGAGAAGATTGCGGACCTGTGGAAGAAAACCCATGTCGGCCATCTGGTCGGCTTCGTCGAGCGCGGTGACTTCTACCGCATCCAACGAGAGTTTGCCCTGGTTGATCAGGTCCTGGGCGCGGCCCGGGGTGGCGACGAGCAGGTCGACGGGGGCGGCGAGCGCGCGGATTTGGGTGTTGATGTTCACCCCGCCGACGACATCGAGCACCCGCAGACCAAGCGTCGCCGCAGGATCGGCCAGACGCTCGCGGATCTGCGCCGCAAGCTCGCGGGTCGGTGCCAAAACGAGGCCGCGCGGACGGCCGGGGCGGCTTGGCGCGCCGCTGAGACGCACGAGCATCGGCAGGCCGAAGGTGAAGGTCTTGCCGGAGCCGGTGGGGCCGCGGCCGAGGACGTCGCGCCCGGCGAGCGCATCGGGGATCGCTGCCTCCTGGATGGGGAAGGGATGCTCGATACCTTGCTTGGACAGGACGGTGACCACAGGCTTTGGCAGTCCGAGGTCAGCAAACGTGGTTGACAGTGTCATTGCCACGAGTCTACCGCGCGAAAAACTCCGATCCCTATTAGACGCACATTTCGGGGCTTCGGTTCCCTTTTGGGGCGAAAGTGGAATACTTCTCACATTTGCTTGTTTGCGCAGCTCATGGGTGTTTATGGTGGGTGGCATGAACCTCGTAGACGCTTTAATCGCCCAGGACCGCGCCGGCATCGCCATCGTTGCCGACGCGGCTTCGGCGAGCGTCTCCGAGCTGGTCGCCCGTGGCATGGACCGTGACCGCGCCGAACAACTCGCGGTTGCCGCCGAAGTCTTCTACGGTGCGGTGCGCAACAAGAAAGCACAGGCGGCGTGTGTTGCCGCGGCGCGGGAAAACGGGCACCGCCTGGACACCCTGGCGTATATTGCACGGTCGTCGCGGTCGCTGGATTCGGACAAAGACCGGTGGCACTACCGCCAGAAGCTTTGTGAGACTGAAGGTGACATGCGCACCGTGGTCAAACGCGCGAAAGCCTTGAAGAAGGAACTCAAACCGCCCGCACCGCGTGCGCCGAAAGCCTCGGTGACCTTCCACGACACAGGCTGGTCGACCGTGCACATCACCGGGCGCACCACTGATGTGCTGCCGGTGTATCGCGCGGCGAAAGACGACCCGCAGGCGTGGCTGAGGGACACACGCACGGGTGGCGATGCGGCGATTACTACCGTGTTGAACATGGACATCGGCGACTTTGTCCAGTGGCGCATGTGCGACGACGGCGAGGTCGAAGTCCAGCTGACCAACGGCGAGTGGCTGCGCGGTGCAGAGCTGGTCAACCGGAAGCTGCGCGCGGCCGGGTACATCGCGCTGATCTCGGCCACGGACGGGCCGGTCAACCTCTACCCGGTGAAAATCGAGCGCCACGCCACTCGCGAGCTGCGCGCACTAATGAGCGCGGATGGTGCCACCTGCGCGTGGGCTGGCTGCAACCAGCCGGCGGATTTCTCCGAGGCGCACCACATCCAAGAGTGGTCCAAAGGAGGCACCACCGAGGTCGAGAATATGTGCTGGTTGTGCACCTACCACAACCGGCAAAACGGCAGGCCGAACCGCGGGCGGATGCAGCGGGTCGGCGGGCAGATCATGTGGCAAAGCCCGAAAGGCTACCTCACACCCCGCGGCATAAAGCACACCGACCCGGCACGAAGACACGCCCGGGCCGCACACATCCCAGCAACAGGACCGCCTTAAGCGTCGATCTCCTCCCGAGACCCGGACCACGTGGTGTGGAAGGTGCCGTCCATGTCGACGCGCTTATAGGTGTGCGCGCCGAAGAAATCGCGCTGCCCCTGGATCAGCGCTGCCGGCAGGCGCTTGGAGCGCAGCGAGTCGTAGTAGGAAAGCGAGGACGCAAAGACCGGGACCGGCAGGCCGAGTTGGGTGGCGGTGATGACGACGCGGCGCCAGGCGTCGATAAGCCCGCCCTCAAGCTCCTGCTTGAAGTACGGATCGAGCAAGAGCGACGGCAGCTCGGGGTCGTTTTCGTAGGCCTCGGTGATACGGTTGAGGAATTTCGCGCGGATGATGCAACCGCCGCGCCAGATGCGCGCGAGCGCGCCCGGCTCGAGGTCCCAGCCGTACTCCTGCGAGCCCGCGTTGATCTCGTCGAAGCCCTGCGCGTAGGCGACGAGCTTCGAGGCGTAGAGCGCGCGGCGCACGTCCTCGACGAACGCGGCGCGGTCGATGCCGAGCTCGTCGAGCGTGGTGACCTCGCCGGCCGGCAGGCCGATGCGCTGCGCGGCCTCGCGCTGGGCGATTGCCGACGACAACGCGCGCGCAAACACCGCCTCGCCGATACCCGTGACGGGCACGCCCAGGTCGAGCGCCTCCTTCACCGTCCAGCGGCCGGTGCCCTTCTGGCCGGCGGCGTCGAGGATGACGTCGATGAACGGCTTGCCCGTCTTCGCGTCCGTCTGGCGCAGCACCTCGGCGGTGATCTCGATGAGGTAGGAGTCCAGGTCGCCCTCGTTCCAGGTGCTGAAGATCTCGGCGAGCTCAGCGGGGGAGAGACCGGCGCCGTAGCGCAGCAGGTGGTAGGCCTCGCCGATGACCTGCATGTCGGCGTACTCGATGCCGTTGTGCACCATCTTGACGAAGTGGCCGGCACCGTCGGGGCCGATGTGGGTTACGCACGGGGTGCCGTCGACTTTCGCGGAAATGTCCTCGAGCAGCGGGCCGAGCGTCTCCCAGGATTCCTTCGGGCCGCCTGGCATAATCGACGGGCCGCGCAGCGCGCCCTCCTCGCCGCCAGAGATACCAGCGCCGACGAAGTGGCGGCCGTGGGCGGCGACCTCCTTTTCGCGGCGGATTGTGTCCGTGAAAAGGGCGTTGCCGCCGTCGATGATGATGTCGCCGTCGTCCATCGCGGTCGCGAGCTGGTCGATCACCGCGTCGGTCGCGGCGCCGGCCTGCACCATGATGATGGCCTTGCGCGGGCGCTTGAGCGAGGCGACGAACTCCTCGATCGTCTCCGCGGCGACGAAGTTGCCCTCGTCCCCGTGGTCCCCGATGACCTGGCGGGTCTTCTCCGGCGAGCGGTTGAAAATGGCAACGGTGTGGCCCTTCGAGGCGAAGTTGCGGGCGAGGTTGGAGCCCATCACGGCCATGCCAACCACGCCGATGTCGGCGGTTCCGTACGCAGAGGATGCTTCAGTCATGCGGCCGATTCTACGCGCCGGCACCGCGGTGGCGCGCTAGAGTGTGGCCATGAGCGCACACCAAGAGAGACAGGCTGGGCTGCCCAGCCGTTTTGCCAGGGAAGTACTGCACACACCGCTCGACAGCGACGAGCTACGCGCCATTAACGAGCAGCGCGGCGGCTTCGGCGCCCACATTGGGCTGGTCACCACGTCCTGCTCGGCGGACCGCGCGACCGGGTACGTGGAGGTGGGGCCGCAGTTGCTGCAGGTCACGGGTGTGGTTAATGGGGGTGTGTATGCGTCGATAGGCGAGACGCTCGGCTCGATCGGAGCGATCGCGGCGGCCGGCCGCCCGGCCGTGGGCATGAGCAACTACACGGACCTGCTCGGCAGCGTCGCCGAAGGCCGCATCGAGGCGGAAGCGCTCCCGGTACATACCGGCAAGCGCACGCACCTGTGGCGCGTGGAGCAGCGCGCGGGCGGGCGGCTCGTCGCTGTGACGAACCTCAAGCTCATGCTTATCGACGCCCCCTAGAGCCAGTGGTTACGCCGGAACCACCAGTACATCAGCGCCATCGAGCCAAACATGACGCAGAGCACGACCGGGTAGCTGAATGACCAGGAAAGCTCCGGCATGTTCTCGAAGTTCATGCCGTAAATGCCCGCGATCATTGTCGGGGCGGCCGCCATGCCCACGACGGCGGAGATGGTGCGCATGTCGGAGTTCTGCTGCATGCTGACTTTGGCCACGGAGGCGTCGAGAAGCGAGGAGAGGCGCTCGTCGAAGCCGAAGAGATGGTCGCTGGCGATCGTGGCGTTATCCATCACATCGCGGAAGTAGGAGCGCAGCGTTTTGCGCAGCAGGTCCTTGTGCGCAACCAGGGCGTTCTTGAGCGCCGGCACCAGCGGGTCAATCGCGTGGCGCATCTCGAGCACCTCGCGCTTGTACATGTAGATCTTGTCGATGTTGATGTCGCGGCGCGGGGTGAAGACCTCGTTTTCCAGCTCGTCGACGTCGGTTGAAAGCTCGCTGGCGACACGCAGGTGGTTGTCAACCGCGTAGTCGGCGATCTTCCAGGCCACTGCCGCGGGGCCTAAGATGGCGAGCTCCTCGTCCTCCTCCAGCTGCGCGGTGAGATCCGGCAGGGGAGCGTGGTGGCGGATCGTGATCGCGAAATTCGGGCCGACGACGATCTGGATCTCGCCGGTGGAAATGATCTCGCGGGAGTCGTCGACTTCCTCGTCGTCGCGGTAGTAGACGGTGCGGATAACCAGGAAGAGCTGGTCGTCGTAGCGCTCAACCTTGGGGCGCTGGTGGGCGTCGATGACGTCGTCGACGATAAGGTCGTGAAGGTTGAACAGCTCCGCGATGCGCTCCATCTGGGTGTTCGTCGGCTCCTTGAGCGAGAGCCACACGAAGGCGTTGTCGTGCTCCTCGACGCGCGCAAGTGCCTGTGCGACGCGCGCATTGCCGGGCAGGCGCTTGCCGTCCACGAAGATGCGGCAGAAGTCGATCGAGCGCTCGATCGGCACCGGGACGTGGGGAGCAACGGGGGCGAAGTTCTTCTTCGGCCGTGGACGTGGCATGGGGATCCGAGGCGGCATGCATGCCTCCCTTCGTGTGACGCGAAAACTAGCGGGCCCCGCCCTGGGAGCGGAGCCCTTAGAAAATACTACGCTGCGGCCGCTAGAAAACCGTGAGCCCCCGCGAGCGGAAGACTTCGCGGACATGCTCGACGCTCTCGGGCGTCGGTGGTGTGACGTCCTCGAGCTCGTAAGGCAAGCCGATGCGCTTCCACTTGTCCGCGCCCATGTTGTGGAAGGGGAGTACCTCCACGCGCTCGACGTTGTCGGACCAGCGGGCGACGATGTCGGCGACGTTGTTCACGTTCTCCTCGGAGTCCGTGTGGCCCGGCACGACCACGAAGCGCACCCACACCGGTTTGTCGAGCTTGCTGAGCCGGTCGCCGAAGGCAATCGTGGGGGCGAGCTCCCGCTTCGTTACGGCGTTGTAGGTGGCCTCGTCGCCGGATTTGACGTCGAGAAGCACGAGATCGATGTTGTCGAGGTCCTCGTCGCTCAGTCGTGCGCCAAGGTAGCCGGAGGTATCAATGCAGGTGTGGATGCCTGCGTCGTGGACGAGCTTGAGCAAGCGGCGCGTAAACGCGATCTGAAACAGCGGCTCGCCGCCGGAGAGCGTGAGACCACCGCCGGAGGCGTTGAAGACGCTGCGGTAGCGCATGACGCGCTTGGCCACCGACTCGACGGATTCGAGCGTGCCCTCCTTCATCTCCATCGTGTCTGGGTTGTGGCAGTACACGCAGCGCAGCGGGCAGCCGGAAAGGAAGATGGTCATGCGGGTGCCGGGGCCGTCGACAGCGGTGACGAGCTCCCACGAGTGCACGAGCCCAACGTCGCCCGTGCGGCGAGCTTCGAGCAGCTCGGGGCGGGTGATCTCCAAGTCAGCGTCCGCGGTACCGCCAAGTCCAGCGGCAACACCCCTGACCCGCTCGCCCTGCTGCGGCTCAAGTGTGACGATGCCGGTCGTTCCATCCTGCGCCATTGGCGCCCTCCTGTTTCTTTGCGAGCGCCCCACCGCCCGCCTCTGACAGAGACGAACAGCGGGGCGTTGCGGGATTACTGTGTTATGCGCCGTGGTGGAAGGTGCGCGAGATGACGTCGCGCTGCTGCTCCTTGGTGAGCTTGACAAAGTTCACGGCGTAGCCGGAGACGCGAACGGTGAGGTTCGGGTAGTTCTCCGGGTGCTCCATCGCGTCCTCCAGGGTGTTCTGGTCAAGGACGTTGATGTTGGCGTGGTACAGGCCAGAGTCCATGTTGTTCGCGGAACGGTTGGCCTTCATGGATGCGAGGCGCTCGTCGAAAGTGTGGGTAGCCATTGGGAATTCCTTTCTGGGAAGTGAAGTTATGCGGGGTGGATTTCGGAGTCTGCGTGCTCCATGATGAAGCCCGCATCCAGCACGCCGACCAGGTTCTGCACCTGCTCCTCCTTGTCGCGGCCGAGGCCGGAGGGCGTGATGGTGTTGGTCAGCGAGATGCCGTCAAGCGCGTCGTTGTAGTCGAGCTTGCCGACCGAGAGCATCGACGCCACCATACCGTGGTTGTCGGCGCCGTTCTCGGGGTTTGCGCCCGGCGCGAACGGGGTGCCGGCCTGGTGCCCGGAGGGGAAGGAGCCGGTGGCCTTACCGTAGACCACGTTCGAGGTGATGGTGAGCACCGACTGGGTCGGGATGGCGTCGCGGTACATCGGGATCGCCTTGATCTTCTGCATCACGGTGTGGACGACGGTGGCGGCGATGTCGTCGGCGCGGTCGTCGTCGTTGCCGTAGAAGGGGAAGTCGCCCTCGGTGATGTAGTCGACGATCAGGCCCGTCTCGTTGCGCACCGGGGTGACGGTGGCGTACTTGATGGCGGACAGGGAGTCAGCGACGATGGAAAGGCCAGCGATGCCGCAGCCCATGGTGCGCACGATGTCGGAGTCATGCAGCGCCATCTCGACGGACTCGTAGGCGTACTTGTCGTGGCAGTAGTGGATGATGTTCAACGCCTCGACGTAGGTGCCAACGACCCAGTCAAGCATTTCCTCGTACTTTGCCCAGACCTCGTCGAAGTCGAGCGGTCCGTCGCCGGTGATCGGGGTGTGGCCCTCGGTGACCTGCTTGCCGGTGACCTCGTCGCGGCCGCCGTTCATGGCGTACAGCAGGGCCTTCGCCGCGTTGACGCGGGCACCGAAGAACTGCATCTGCTTGCCGACGGGCATCGGGGACACGCAGCAGGCAATCGCCGCGTCGTCGCCCCACTGGTCGCGGATCTGCTTGTCGGATTCGTACTGGATCGAGGAAGTCTCGATCGAGATCGCGGCGCAGAATTCCTTGTAGCCCTCGGGCAGTGCCGGGTCCCAGAAGATGGTGATGTTCGGCTCCGGAGCCGGGCCCAGGTTACGCAGCGTTTGCAGCAGACGGAAGGCGGTCTTGGTGACCTGGTGGCGGCCGTCGGTGGAGAAGCCTGCGTCAGACCAGGTTGCCCAGTAGGGGTCGCCGGAGAAGATCTGGTCGTAGTCCTCGGTGCGCAAGAAGCGGACGATACGAAGCTTGATCACCAGCGCGTCGATGATCTCCTGGGCCTCTTCTTCGGTGAGCGTGCCGTTGGCCAGGTCGCGCTCGAAGTAGATGTCGAAGAAGGGGGAGAGGCGACCAATGGACATGGCGGCACCGTCCTGGCTCTTCACGGAGGCCAGGTAGCCGAAGTAGGTCCACTGCACGGCCTCGAGCCCGTTGGTTGCCGGGCCGGAGATGTCAAAGCCGTAGTCGGCGGCCATCGCCTTGAGCTTCTTCAGCGCCTTGATCTGCTCGGCATGCTCTTCGCGGTAGCGCGCCCAGTGCTCGGAGAAGCCCTTGTCCAGGGACGCGTCCTTGGCAGCGATCTTGTCTTCGATGAGCTTGTCCACACCGTAGAGGGCGACGCGGCGGTAGTCGCCGATGATGCGGCCTCGGCCGTATGCGTCAGGCAAGCCGGTCACGATGTGCGAAGATCGAGCCGCGCGGATGCGGGGGGTGTAGATGTCAAAGACGGCGTCGTTGTGGGTCTTGCGGTACCGGGTGAAGACCTTCTTCACGTCTTCGTTGACTTCCTTGCCGGCCTCCTTGATGGCCTGCTCGACCATGCGCCAGCCGCCGTTCGGCATCATCGCGCGCTTGGTCGGCACGTCGGTTTGCAGACCGACGATGACGTTGTCGTCCTCGCAGATGTAGCCGGCGGGGAAAGCGTCGATGTCAGCCGGGGTGTCAGTATCGACGTCGTAGACGCGGCGCTCGCGCTCAACGGCGAGGTAGTTCTTATCCAGCGTGTCCCAGACGCGCAGCGTCTTCTCGGTCGGGCCGGCGAGGAAGGAAGCGTCGCCGTCGTAGGGGGTGTAGTTGCGCTGAACGAAATCGCGGACGTCGATGTGCTCGGTCCATGGGCCTTCTTCGAAGCCGTCCCAAGCGTTGGTCTGCGGTGCAGCGGTAGTAGCAGTCACGTTGAAAATCTATCCTTTATATCTCGAGGATCTGATCCAAGATGGTCGCGCTGACTCTCTCCCAGGTTCCCGTTCAACATCCGCCACCGGGCGCAGAGGCTCCGGCCGATGATTTGAAGCGCGCCATCGTTAGTTCCCATCATAAGGTAAGACCATTGAAAATTGCATCCTCAACGCCCTGTGATGTCACTCACGTAGCTCAAAACGTCCCCAAAAAGTGCGAAAAGGCCCGGTCACAGGGGACCGGGCCCAAACGTCGACGCCCGCACGGGGCGGCAACTCGGGGCTAGTTCTCGCCGTTGGTGTCGCGGACCTCTTCGAGGTTGTCGTCGCCAGCCTTCTCGCGCAGCTTCTTCAAAGCGTTGCGGCCGTGCTGCTGCTGCAGGGTGGTGGAGAGGTTGTAGCGCTTCGGCGTCAGGGCGTTGAGCGTCCAGGTGTAAATCGAGACGAGGCGGTTACGCCCGGCCACCAGGAAGGAGACGTGCACGAGCAGCCACATAAGCCAGCCGATGAAGCCAGTGACCTCGACCTTGCCCATCTTGACCACGGCGTTGAAGCGCGACACGATCGCCATCGAGCCCTTATCGAAGTACTCAAAGGCATCGCGGTCCGCCTGTGCGACGTCGTGCTCGACCTGTTCCTTGATGATGCGGCCGACGTACTCGCCGGACTGGATAGCCACCTGGGCAACGCCCGGGAGGCGGTCGCGGCTCATCATGTCGCCGATGATGAAGACGTTGTCGGTCTCACCCACGGTCAGGTCAGCGTTGACCGGCACCTTGCCGTTTCGCTCGGCTTCGACGCCAACCTGCTCTGCGATCTGCTTGCCCAGCGGGGAGGCCTGCACGCCCGCGGACCAGATCTTCGTGGCTGCGCGCAGGGTGGTCTCCTTATCGGTCTTGGTGTCCTTGTAGGTCACCGTGTTTGCGTCGATGTTGGAAACCAGAGCGTTGAGTACCACAGTCACGCCCTTACGCTCGAGCTCGCGCTGGGCGCGCTTGCCCAGGCGCTTGCCGAATGGCGGAAGGACCTGCGGCATGCCGTCGATAAGCACGACCTTGGCCTGGGAAGGCACGAAGTTCTTGAACTGCCCCTTGAAAGAGCGGTGGGCCATCTCGGCGACCTGGCCGGCGAGCTCGACGCCGGTCGGGCCGGCACCGACGATGACGAAGGTGAGCAGCTCCTCGCGCTCCTGCTCGGTCTCGGCCAGCTCGGCGCGCTCGAAGGCGCTGACCAGGCGGGCGCGGATCTCGAGGGCGTTATCCACCGTCTTCAGGCCCGGAGCGAACTCAGCGAAGTGGTCGTTACCAAAGTACGACTGGCCTGCACCAGCGGCAACGATGAGCGAGTCGTACTCGTAGGTGCGGGTAAACGCGCCCTCGTTCGCGGTCACGGTCTGCCCCTCGACGTCGACGTCGGTGACATCGGCGCGCACAACGGCGACGTTGTCCTGGTTTGCCAGGATCTGACGCACCGACGTAGCGATCTCGCCGCTGGAAAGCAGACCGGTTGCCACCTGGTACAGCAGGGGCGCAAACAGGTGGTAGTTCGTGCGGTTGATCAGCGTGACGTCGACATCAGCGTCAGCGAGCTCGCGGGCTGCGAACAGGCCACCGAAACCAGCACCGATGATGACGACGTGGTGACGGTTGCCTGCGGGGCGAAACGGCGTTTCTGCCATAAGAACCTACTCCTTGCACACAAAGTACAAATTGCTGGGAAAATTTTTACCTTGCATATCCTACGCTGATTGTAAAAAATCACCATTGATGGGTCCCGTCGTGGCGCCAACCGCTACGAAAATATGGCGACTAGCATTGGCCGGGTGGCGAACTCACAGCGATTTCCGGAGCACCTCGCGCCTATCGACGCGCGCACGTGGCCGAGCGTGGCAAGCGTGCCCACCAGCCGCCTTCTGCGCTGGAGGGCCTCGCGCGCGGAGGCGCATTTTGCTGCGGTGTGCGCAAAAGCGGAGCTCCGCCTGGAGGGCGATGCGCCGGACTTGAGCGTGGATTACGTCGAGGTCTTCGACCGGATCGCGGCGAGCGGCTGGGTCGGGCTGGCAGAAGGCTATATGGCAGGAGAGTGGCGTACACCGGACTCGGATCGGCTGGTGGCGGTCCTGCGCGGGCTGGTCGAGGCGGGGTATAGGCCGCCGACGTTGCGCGTTGCACCCCCGCAGCACGGCGGCGGTGGCCAGATTCCGCCCTCGCTGGTCCAGCACTATGCGGGTGACGGCGTAAGCCCATTTCAGGGGCACTTTGCCACCGGCGTACCGACGCGCGAGCGCGTGCGCGTGAAGTCCTGGGTGCCGCGCGCCGGCCGCGGGGCGGAACCGGCGACGCACTTCGTGGACAACACGGAAATTGGGGCTCCGCTGGACGCGGCAACCACGCGCGCTGACCTTGCGGATGCGCAGGAACGCTCGGTAAATAGGCTGGTCAGTGAGGTGGGTGCCCGCGAGCGTTGGCGGATTCTGGAGTATCCGGCGGCGGGACCTGCGGCCACGATTGCGGCCGCGGCACGCGGAGCGGAAACGGAGTGCGTAACGCTGAGCGAGGACATGGCCGCGGCGCTGCGGGAGCAGCTCACGTTTGCAGGTGTCAGCGGGCATGTTCGCGCGGTGCGACCCAACGTGACCTCGCTGGGCCGGGATTTCGACGCCGCGGTGTCGCTGGAGCACCTCGAGACGCTGTCCGCGGACGATAAGGCGGAGTACCTGACCCGGCTGGGCAAGGCGGTCGCGCCAGGTGGGCGCATCGCGTTGCAGACGATCCTTGGCACGGGCAACCTGCAGGGTAAGGGTGCGGGCAAGGCCGCGACGGCGGCGTTGGCGTCGCTGCGCGCGTATGTGTGGCCGGGCTTAAGTTATGTCACGCCCGAGGAACTGGCGAAGCTGGTGGATCGGCGCACGCCGCTGCGCGTGATTGGCGAGTCGCACGCGCCGGACCACCTGGCACGTTCCTTGGCGCTGCAGCGGTCGACGTTTGAGACGCACCTGCGGGACGCGGCGGCCGACGGCTTCGATCCGGTGTTCCGCCGGTTGTGGGTCTGGCAGCTGGCGCTGCGGCAGGCGCTCGCGGAGCTCGAGCTGATCGATCTCGCGCAAGTGACGCTCACGGCCCGGAATAGGCGGGGGCGTCGGTAGGGGTGGTGCGTGTGGTCGTCGAGAAGCAAGGGCGCGAAGTTAAGTTGACATAATGTACATTATCGGACATATATTGCCATATATTGCGTCACATGACGCAATATGGGCCTAGTCCTTGGTCAGGTGCAGGCGGACGTTGATTTCGCCTTCCTCGTTGATTGTGGCCGCAACGAACTCCGGCGACTCGACGCCGTAGTCTAGGCGGTTGATCGGCATGTCGCCCGCGACGTACACCGAGGATCCAGAACGCGCCGCGGCGAACTCGTGCGTGACCGGGTTGGTCTTGCCGTGGATGGTCATCTCGCCGGTGAGCTCGACAGTGCCGACGGAGCCGTCCTCCGGCAACTGCGAGACGTCCGCGGGCTCGGTCACGCGGAAGGTCGCCTCCGGGTAAGTATCGGTGTGCAGGATCTTGCGGCGCACGTTGGAATCGCGTACGTCGCTATCGCTGGTGAGGTTGTTCAGGTCTACAGTGATCTCGCCTGCGGTGAGCGTGCCGGCCTCGATGGTGACGTTGCCGGAGACGCCCTCCGTCGACGCCGAGGTGACCTTCCGTTGGCCCGGCAGTACCTCCGAGAAGGTAAAGCCAGCCGAGGTGCTGTTTGGCCCCGGGCGCTTGGTGACGGTCCACTCGCCGTCG is part of the Corynebacterium imitans genome and encodes:
- a CDS encoding pyruvate formate lyase family protein, with amino-acid sequence MTATTAAPQTNAWDGFEEGPWTEHIDVRDFVQRNYTPYDGDASFLAGPTEKTLRVWDTLDKNYLAVERERRVYDVDTDTPADIDAFPAGYICEDDNVIVGLQTDVPTKRAMMPNGGWRMVEQAIKEAGKEVNEDVKKVFTRYRKTHNDAVFDIYTPRIRAARSSHIVTGLPDAYGRGRIIGDYRRVALYGVDKLIEDKIAAKDASLDKGFSEHWARYREEHAEQIKALKKLKAMAADYGFDISGPATNGLEAVQWTYFGYLASVKSQDGAAMSIGRLSPFFDIYFERDLANGTLTEEEAQEIIDALVIKLRIVRFLRTEDYDQIFSGDPYWATWSDAGFSTDGRHQVTKTAFRLLQTLRNLGPAPEPNITIFWDPALPEGYKEFCAAISIETSSIQYESDKQIRDQWGDDAAIACCVSPMPVGKQMQFFGARVNAAKALLYAMNGGRDEVTGKQVTEGHTPITGDGPLDFDEVWAKYEEMLDWVVGTYVEALNIIHYCHDKYAYESVEMALHDSDIVRTMGCGIAGLSIVADSLSAIKYATVTPVRNETGLIVDYITEGDFPFYGNDDDRADDIAATVVHTVMQKIKAIPMYRDAIPTQSVLTITSNVVYGKATGSFPSGHQAGTPFAPGANPENGADNHGMVASMLSVGKLDYNDALDGISLTNTITPSGLGRDKEEQVQNLVGVLDAGFIMEHADSEIHPA
- a CDS encoding NAD(P)/FAD-dependent oxidoreductase, translating into MAETPFRPAGNRHHVVIIGAGFGGLFAARELADADVDVTLINRTNYHLFAPLLYQVATGLLSSGEIATSVRQILANQDNVAVVRADVTDVDVEGQTVTANEGAFTRTYEYDSLIVAAGAGQSYFGNDHFAEFAPGLKTVDNALEIRARLVSAFERAELAETEQEREELLTFVIVGAGPTGVELAGQVAEMAHRSFKGQFKNFVPSQAKVVLIDGMPQVLPPFGKRLGKRAQRELERKGVTVVLNALVSNIDANTVTYKDTKTDKETTLRAATKIWSAGVQASPLGKQIAEQVGVEAERNGKVPVNADLTVGETDNVFIIGDMMSRDRLPGVAQVAIQSGEYVGRIIKEQVEHDVAQADRDAFEYFDKGSMAIVSRFNAVVKMGKVEVTGFIGWLMWLLVHVSFLVAGRNRLVSIYTWTLNALTPKRYNLSTTLQQQHGRNALKKLREKAGDDNLEEVRDTNGEN
- a CDS encoding SAM-dependent methyltransferase, which produces MANSQRFPEHLAPIDARTWPSVASVPTSRLLRWRASRAEAHFAAVCAKAELRLEGDAPDLSVDYVEVFDRIAASGWVGLAEGYMAGEWRTPDSDRLVAVLRGLVEAGYRPPTLRVAPPQHGGGGQIPPSLVQHYAGDGVSPFQGHFATGVPTRERVRVKSWVPRAGRGAEPATHFVDNTEIGAPLDAATTRADLADAQERSVNRLVSEVGARERWRILEYPAAGPAATIAAAARGAETECVTLSEDMAAALREQLTFAGVSGHVRAVRPNVTSLGRDFDAAVSLEHLETLSADDKAEYLTRLGKAVAPGGRIALQTILGTGNLQGKGAGKAATAALASLRAYVWPGLSYVTPEELAKLVDRRTPLRVIGESHAPDHLARSLALQRSTFETHLRDAAADGFDPVFRRLWVWQLALRQALAELELIDLAQVTLTARNRRGRR
- a CDS encoding YceI family protein; the encoded protein is MTSKNLSTAEDIAATKRKRTILIVVVSIVLVILLAIALIPLALSGLFSNGVKTEGIDESRLKAAETDIDGEWTVTKRPGPNSTSAGFTFSEVLPGQRKVTSASTEGVSGNVTIEAGTLTAGEITVDLNNLTSDSDVRDSNVRRKILHTDTYPEATFRVTEPADVSQLPEDGSVGTVELTGEMTIHGKTNPVTHEFAAARSGSSVYVAGDMPINRLDYGVESPEFVAATINEEGEINVRLHLTKD